The Bacteroidales bacterium genome segment CAAAGTCGAAATCGGAGACATCCAGCTTCAGGAATTTTTCCAGTTTTTTGGACAGTTCCGGATTGTCCTTTGCCCATTGTTTCTGGGTTTCTTTTCTATTCCGGGTTTCTTTGCGTTTGTTTTCAATAACTTTCTTATAGTATTCGGCCACTTCCGGATAGGTTTCGAATGGATTTTCCGGGTCTCCGCCGAGTTTTTCCACGGTTTTTTCAAAGGAAGCTCCTGCTTTACTCAGGGGCTTGCCGTGTGTGGAGACCTGGTGCTCGAAGCTGTTGCCCTCTTCATCTACTGCTCCTTTGCCCATAACTGTTCTGCCAATAATGAGCGTGGGTTTTTCAGTTTCTGCGTTGGCTTCCTTAAGCGCATTTCGTATTTGGTCATGGTCATGACCGTCGATGGTGATCACGTGCCAATGCCACGATTCATATCTTTTTCCGGTGTCTTCAGAGGTGACCACATTGGTCTTTGTAGAAAGCTGGATATCATTGGAGTCGTAAAACATGACCAGGTTGCTGAGTCCCAGGTGACCTGCTATCCGGGCGGTACTGTGGGATATTTCTTCCTGGATGCCTCCGTCGGAAACGTAAGTATAAATGGTATGATTCATCCAGTCTCCGAAACGGTGTGTCAGGAATTTTTCAGCTATGGCTGCCCCTACGGCAGATGAATGTCCCATGCCAAGGGGGCCGGAGGTGTTCTCTATCCCTTTTTCAGGTTCAAGCTCCGGATGCCCTGGTGTGGGGCTTCCCCACTGCCGGAAATTCATGAGCTCTTCTTTTTTGAATGTTCCTATCAGATGGAGGATGGAATATAACCCTGCCGACAGATGGCCCGGATCCAGGAAAAACCTGTCTCTAAACGGCCAGGCCATGTCATCGGGGTCAAAATTTAAAAACTCTGAATAGAGGATATGCATAAAATCCGCTCCTCCCATTGGCCCCCCGGGGTGACCCGATTTGGCCCTTTCAACCATGGCGGCGGATAATACCCTCAGGTTGTCTGCAGCTTTCATTGAAACGTCTGAACTCATATATTTTTATTTTTTAAGGATTAATTTACATGATCTGGGTATATCCCTCAATTATCTCTCCTGTTCAGAAGAAAGATAAAGTTCTGCGGGAGTATCTTTACCCGGATTGTTATACAATTAACAGATGCAAGGATACAAAATAAATCGTGTAAATAATAATGTTTTAAGTTAATTCCTCTTCAATAAACTGACCCAGTTTTAGATATTTTGCATACAGACTGCTGTATAGATTTGCTTTATGGCTGTCGGGCCGGTATTCCTGATCGAAGCCCTTGCCCATCTTTTGTTGTGCTTCATCGAACGACTTATAAATGCCACCCACCACAGAGGCGGCCATAGCTGATCCCAGAGCTGTTGCCTGTTCAGATTTGGCCACTTTAATGGGCATATTCAGCACGTCGGAGAGTACCTGCATAACAAACGGGGACTTTTTGGCCACCCCACCCATGGCAATGATACCGTCGATACGGGCGCCTTCCTCTCTGAGACGCTCTACGATCGCTTTTGCTCCATAGGCTGTGGATTCAACCAGTGCTTTGAATATCCTCGGAGCGTCCGATCCAAGGGTTAACCCGGTGATGGCTCCTTTGAGCATCTGGTTGGCATCCGGCGTGCGGCGACCATTTAGCCAGTCCACTGCCAGCAGTGTGGATTCTTCCACCGGTATCTTTTCTGCTTCACGGGTTAATTCAGGGATGATCTTTTCTGAGATCTCATCGGAAAGTCTGCGCCGGGACTCTTCATCAAGCGCTTTGGTGTTCATTAAAATATTCTCCACGGGCCACATCAGCACTTTTTTGAACCATGCATACACATCGCCGAATGCCGATTGACCGGCTTCCAGGCCTATCATGTCGGGTATAATGGAGCCGTCCACCTGGCCGGCAATGCCTCTTAAACGGTGGTCCTGAATATCATCCTTTGGCGCTACCATTACATCACAGGTAGATGTGCCAATGATTTTGGTCAGGTAGTAAGGTTTTATTTCTCCTCCGATGGCTCCCAGATGGGCATCGAATGCTCCAACACCCACTGCCACATCGGTGCTCAAGCCAAGTTTTTGCGCCCATTCTTCCGAAAGATTGCCAAATTTGACATCGCTGGTAAAGGTTTCCGTGTATAATTTCTCTCTTAAGCCTTTCAACAGGGGATCCAGTTTAGCAAGAAATTTTTCAGGCGGGAGGCCACCCCAGCTTTCGTGCCACATAGCTTTGTGGCCTGCTGCGCAGCGGCTCCTTTTAATCTGATGGGGGTCGTTTACACCGGTGAGCAGGGCCGGAATCCAGTCACAAAGTTCTACCCAGGAATAGGCTGATTGCTTTATTTTTTCATCTTCCCTAAGCACATGCAGGATCTTCGCCCAGAACCACTCGCTGGAGTAAACCCCTCCTTCGTATTTGGTATAGTCTTCTCCTCCCCAGTTTTTGGCCAGATCATTGATCTCTTCCGCTTCTTTAACAGAAGTGTGGTCTTTCCACAGGATGAACATGGCGTTGGGGTTCTCTTCGAATTCTTTTTTCAGAGCAAGGGGATTTGACTGTCTGTCAACGGCTACAGGGGTCGAGCCGGTCGTATCGGCAGTGATTGCCACCACATTTTCTGCAACACCTTCTGGCGCTTGCTTCAATGCTTCGCGCACCGAGGTTACCAGTCCCTCTTTATAATCCATCGGGTGGTGCCGGAATTGGGTCTGTGCAGCATCACAGTATTTGCCTTCTTTCCACCGGGGATACTCGAAAACAGCATTGGCCACTTCTTCACCGTTCCCGGTATTGACTATGATCGTCCTTACCGAGTCGGTACCGTAGTCTATTCCTATTGTATATTTATCCATATCAATTGTATTTTAGTACCGTACCGGTCAAATTCTTGTTTTTTGGCAAAATTTGCCCGGTACGGTAGGGTTTCATTCATTTCTGACCATAATAGGCATTTTTTCCGTGTTTTCTAAGATAATGCTTATCCAGTAAATGTTGGTCAATGGGCTGTCCGTTCCCAAGCATTTCTGTACGGAAGGCCATTTTGGCTATTTCCTCGAGGACTACAGCATTATGTACAGCTTCATGGGCATCTTTACCCCATGTGAACGGGCCATGACCATTCACATTCACCGCAGGCATAGCATCCGGATTCATGCTTTGAAAAGTTTCTGCAATGACTTTTCCTGTATTGGCTTCATAGTCCTTGTCCACCT includes the following:
- a CDS encoding transketolase; this encodes MSSDVSMKAADNLRVLSAAMVERAKSGHPGGPMGGADFMHILYSEFLNFDPDDMAWPFRDRFFLDPGHLSAGLYSILHLIGTFKKEELMNFRQWGSPTPGHPELEPEKGIENTSGPLGMGHSSAVGAAIAEKFLTHRFGDWMNHTIYTYVSDGGIQEEISHSTARIAGHLGLSNLVMFYDSNDIQLSTKTNVVTSEDTGKRYESWHWHVITIDGHDHDQIRNALKEANAETEKPTLIIGRTVMGKGAVDEEGNSFEHQVSTHGKPLSKAGASFEKTVEKLGGDPENPFETYPEVAEYYKKVIENKRKETRNRKETQKQWAKDNPELSKKLEKFLKLDVSDFDFDSLEPEGDDATRNSSGYVLSKLVNNVENLIVASGDLSGSDKTEGYLKGTQAFQKGDFSGAFLQAGVSELTMSALMNGMALHGGVIPACGTFFVFSDYMKPAVRLAALMELPVIYIWSHDSFRVGEDGPTHQPVEQEAQIRLMEQLKNHSGKNSILALRPADSAETVTAWQMALENLDSPTCLILSRQKVKGLPANGDSRFSVARKARKGAYIVYEPGTDPDVILVGNGSEVSTMYDAAQILEKEKNIKARLVSAISEGLFRQQSQDYQKEVLPNDKPIFGVTAGLPASLRGLVGQNGEIFGMEHFGYSAPANVLDEKLGYVPENIAEKIISYLEKTR
- a CDS encoding ribulokinase, with the protein product MDKYTIGIDYGTDSVRTIIVNTGNGEEVANAVFEYPRWKEGKYCDAAQTQFRHHPMDYKEGLVTSVREALKQAPEGVAENVVAITADTTGSTPVAVDRQSNPLALKKEFEENPNAMFILWKDHTSVKEAEEINDLAKNWGGEDYTKYEGGVYSSEWFWAKILHVLREDEKIKQSAYSWVELCDWIPALLTGVNDPHQIKRSRCAAGHKAMWHESWGGLPPEKFLAKLDPLLKGLREKLYTETFTSDVKFGNLSEEWAQKLGLSTDVAVGVGAFDAHLGAIGGEIKPYYLTKIIGTSTCDVMVAPKDDIQDHRLRGIAGQVDGSIIPDMIGLEAGQSAFGDVYAWFKKVLMWPVENILMNTKALDEESRRRLSDEISEKIIPELTREAEKIPVEESTLLAVDWLNGRRTPDANQMLKGAITGLTLGSDAPRIFKALVESTAYGAKAIVERLREEGARIDGIIAMGGVAKKSPFVMQVLSDVLNMPIKVAKSEQATALGSAMAASVVGGIYKSFDEAQQKMGKGFDQEYRPDSHKANLYSSLYAKYLKLGQFIEEELT